The following coding sequences lie in one Halomonas sp. 'Soap Lake #6' genomic window:
- a CDS encoding DUF2157 domain-containing protein codes for MTTKRRDLVSLIERGAIPPEQVALATEVAGLHPGPRAWAMLIDRLLLWLGGLALAFGVLFFVAYNWVEMGRLSRFGLVQAALLLAVGIVLWGRASTMLVRVALTAAFLLVGVLLALFGQVYQTGADPWQLFFLWAVLVLPWVWVARFDVLWVAWLGLLNLAIWLYASTWGGFLGNMLTASDAVLWGIVFINITAQVVWEWGAQQRGWPGRWAICLLALGGGVPMTLLMMEWVTRESYVFAPIMVAYPVWLAALYGVYRHWRLELFMLAGGCVSVITVVTLLLVRHVFWESWHAESLLLLAGAVFAMGALAVAWLKRLNAEVAP; via the coding sequence ATGACCACTAAGCGGCGTGACCTCGTATCGTTAATTGAGCGGGGCGCGATACCCCCTGAGCAAGTGGCGTTGGCCACAGAGGTTGCCGGGCTACATCCAGGGCCCCGTGCCTGGGCAATGTTGATTGACCGATTATTACTATGGTTGGGGGGCTTGGCGCTAGCCTTCGGAGTGCTGTTTTTTGTGGCTTATAACTGGGTAGAGATGGGCCGTTTATCTCGCTTTGGTTTAGTGCAAGCGGCGTTATTGCTAGCGGTGGGTATCGTGTTGTGGGGTCGGGCTAGCACGATGCTTGTTCGGGTGGCGTTAACGGCGGCGTTTCTGTTGGTGGGGGTGCTTCTGGCGCTGTTTGGGCAGGTGTATCAAACCGGCGCAGATCCGTGGCAGCTGTTTTTTCTTTGGGCAGTACTTGTCCTGCCCTGGGTATGGGTAGCGCGCTTTGATGTACTGTGGGTGGCGTGGCTTGGGCTTTTAAACTTGGCGATATGGCTTTATGCCAGTACCTGGGGTGGCTTCTTGGGCAATATGCTGACTGCCAGTGATGCTGTTTTGTGGGGCATTGTGTTCATCAATATTACGGCGCAGGTGGTGTGGGAGTGGGGGGCGCAACAGCGAGGTTGGCCAGGGCGCTGGGCTATTTGTTTGCTAGCTCTGGGGGGCGGGGTGCCAATGACGCTGCTAATGATGGAGTGGGTGACTAGGGAAAGCTATGTGTTTGCGCCGATTATGGTGGCATATCCAGTGTGGTTGGCTGCGTTGTATGGCGTTTACCGCCATTGGCGGCTTGAGCTATTTATGTTGGCAGGCGGTTGTGTCTCGGTAATTACGGTGGTGACATTGCTGCTTGTACGTCATGTGTTTTGGGAAAGCTGGCATGCCGAAAGCTTACTGCTGTTGGCGGGCGCCGTCTTTGCTATGGGAGCGTTGGCCGTGGCCTGGTTGAAGCGATTAAATGCCGAGGTAGCGCCATGA
- a CDS encoding response regulator transcription factor, with amino-acid sequence MTRNVLIVEDNPGIGELVRIHVAELGMNPILCARGDTGLERFREGGIDLVILDLMLPGLDGLSVCREIRSGPGYVPVLMLTAKSTELDRVLGLEMGADDYLTKPFSVAELSARVKALFRRVDAMASTPVEKTSDDELVADGLRIDPLRRRVFIKEQAVELTAREFDLLWHFASHPGRVFSRVQLLDTVWGYSHEGYEHTVNTHINRLRGKIETDPARPEFIQTVWGVGYRFRE; translated from the coding sequence ATGACACGCAACGTACTGATCGTAGAAGATAACCCAGGTATCGGTGAGCTCGTGCGTATACACGTGGCTGAACTCGGCATGAACCCTATTCTTTGTGCGCGGGGGGATACTGGGCTTGAGCGCTTTCGTGAAGGGGGTATCGATCTGGTGATTCTTGACCTGATGCTGCCCGGCCTGGATGGGCTATCAGTGTGCCGCGAAATCCGCTCAGGCCCAGGTTATGTTCCAGTATTGATGCTAACGGCCAAAAGCACGGAGTTGGATCGGGTGTTGGGCCTGGAAATGGGTGCAGATGATTACCTCACCAAACCCTTTAGCGTGGCGGAATTGTCCGCCAGGGTGAAGGCCTTGTTCCGACGCGTGGATGCCATGGCGTCCACGCCAGTCGAGAAAACCAGCGATGATGAGCTGGTCGCCGATGGGCTGCGTATTGACCCACTGCGCCGACGGGTGTTTATAAAGGAGCAAGCAGTCGAACTCACCGCGCGGGAATTTGACCTACTTTGGCACTTTGCCAGCCATCCAGGGCGGGTATTCAGTCGTGTTCAATTGCTCGACACCGTATGGGGCTACAGCCACGAAGGTTACGAGCATACCGTCAACACCCACATTAACCGCCTGCGGGGGAAAATCGAAACAGACCCGGCTAGACCGGAGTTCATCCAGACCGTCTGGGGGGTGGGCTATCGCTTCCGCGAATAA